A stretch of DNA from Peribacillus asahii:
ATGTGCGTATGCTTCAAGCAATAATCATCAGTCAATTCAGAAAGAAAGTCGCATTAAAAAATGGGATTAACTTAAAGCCACTAATTCTATTTAAGTCACAAAAGAAGACAGAGAGCGCAGGGAATCTATCTGATTTTCTTGAAATTTTGGATGGTCTAACGGCTAATCAAATTGAACAACAAAAACAAGCCTCAACTGGCCTTGATGGTATTTTGACACAGGCGTTTGACTTTTTTGATGAAAATGGCATTACTCATGAGAACCTAATTGCCGAATTAAAAGAAGACTTCCGCGAAGAACGATTAATGCTTATCGATAGTGATAATAAGACGAGTGATAAGTTGGTTGAATTAAATACTCTGGAAGATCCCAAAAATGAGATTCGGGCTATCTTTGCTGTTGATATGCTGAACGAAGGATGGGATGTACTAAATCTATTTGATATCGTTCGCCTCTACGATACTCGTGATGGGAAGACGACGAAAGCTGGATTTAAGCCCGGGGCGACAACTAATGCAGAGAAGCAACTTATTGGTCGTGGAGCTCGTTACTATCCATTTGTCATCAATAATGATTTAGCTATGAAATACAAGCGGAAATTTGACCATAATGAAGCGGCCGAACTACGCGTGATTGAACAACTTCACTACCATTCGAAAGACAACCCGAGGTATATTTCTGAGCTGAAGCAAGTTCTTCGTGAATCCGGAATCTATGATGACCAATCAATGGTTGAAAGGCAAATCAAATTGAAACGATCCTTCCGGAAAACAGGCACTTATAAGCACGGTGTCGTATGGGTCAACAGTCGAGTTGAGAAGCCGTCCTTTACATCGGTGCAAGGGTCCTTATTCGGGGATGATTGGGAAATCATTCTTCCAGAGGAACTGGAAATCCATCTTCCAACTTCTGGTATGGGCGACTTTGCAGCCTTTGAAGGAGAAGACAGAGAGGTTTTTCAAGTTAAGAAAAAACAAGATAACCGAAAGTTCAAAGTCGGAAAAGAAATCACCCTCAATGTTTTGAGAGCAGCAGTAAACCTAAAAAATAAAGATTTTAATTTTGAGAAACTGCATAAATCTTATGTCGGACTACCAACTTTGGAAGGCTTCTTGAAAGAAATTCAAAACAAAGTGTCTGTTATTGTCTTTGGTGATGAAGAGGATGTAAAAACTCTTTCTCAAGATCACAAGCTGTTTATTTCAAATGCAATTCTGCAGGCTATTGCAGATGAGTACATTAATGTTGAGAAACAGTACGAAGGAACGTTGGAATTCGAAGCAGTCAAGATTAAAGATGTTTTCGAGAAGAGAATTCAACGCAAGTATGTTATTGATTCGAATAGCAACAAGGAGAATGGTATTTCTCAAAAAGACTTAACTGAAACCAGAATCTTCGAGGATATCGATAAACTTGACTGGTATGCTTATACAGATAACTTTGGTACAAGCGAGGAAAAATTAGTAGTTAGAACCATCAAACAACACATGGCTGAGCTTGAAACAAAACTAACTGATATCTATTTGCTTCGTAATGAGAAAGCAATAAGAATTTATAGTTTTGATAAAGGTAATGCTTTCGAGCCAGACTTTGTCATGTTTGCAAATGATGCGGAAACTGGTAATGTTTCTTGGCAATTCTTTATTGAGCCGAAAGGAAGTCAATTTCTAGATTCAAATGGGCAATTCGACAATGGTAAAGAGGGTTGGAAACAAGCTTTTCTGAAGCAAATTAAGGAAAAAGATGAAGATGGCCTTTTAGTTGATGATGATCATTATCGTATCGTTGGCCTTCCATTTTACAATCATGACCACACAAAAGAAGCTTTTCTCGATGAATTAAGGACGTCACTTAATATCTCGGACGAAGTGAAAATTAAAGCTAGTCATTCTGTTCAAGATAGCCTCTTTGATGACTACGAGGATCTTACGCTGGTTGCCGAAGATGATCCGGAACAAAAATAATTAATTGAATTTCGTCGACCTTAAGTAATGTGCTACTGACAAATCAAAATCCCTGCCGTTCACAACTGAGTAGCAGGGATTTTTCTATTCTCTGACCAATTCCATGATGTCGGTGATATCGCAATCAAGCGCCTTACAGATACGAAGAAGAATACCAGTTGTAATGTTTTCGCCTTTGTTGAGCTTTGCAATGGAGGCGGAACTGATGCCTGTCATCTCTCGCAATTCAGACTTTTTGATGTCATGGTCAATCAGCAATTTCCAGAGTGGATTATTGAAAAATTTAAAGAAATACAGTATAGAAAGTTTAGTAAGCAAAAATTTAAAACGCCTATATCGTATATACGACATGAAAGTTGTTCTAAATTTAATATGAAAATTCATCCTGGATATATGTATTGTAAAACATTGGAATATTGGTTTAAATAGTTGGAAAATAGTTTTAATCAATCTTTTTTATAAAAACTAAATCCACTTAAATATTAAACCCACGTACTTTGATCAAACTTTGTTCAAAATGTGTGGGTTTCTTCTGTTGTAATATCAACGTTTATGGCATTATTTTAATCAAACTTTATTCCAAACCAACAATAATTAAAAGGGTGATACATATTAGTCATGACTAACATGTATCACCCTCTATTTTTACGACTTTTTAATATTTAGATCTTGATAAAACGTTTAAACACTGGTTCCTACTTTTTATCTCGGTAAAGTAAATGTTGCTGTTCTGCCTTTAAACGCTTCGTTCCCGTCTTTTGCAATAAATGGTCCGAACTCCATAGTAAACTTTTTATACAACTGAAATTCATCTTTCCTGAATAGGAAAACGTGTAACTTTTCACCTGTTTGGCCAGCTGCAATTTCGTCTGGATCACTTGGTTCAGCCATGCCCTGACTTAAAAATCTTGCTCGATTGTCGTCAACATTAAGGATAGTACCAAGGTTTGAAATACTAACTGGTGAGCTTGATTGATTATCAATTTTTATTTTGACTGTCAATGCAGCAACTCCACTATCTCCAAAATCACTGAACATTTGTTTATTTGCTTCTGTTGGTATGACTTCCGTATATTGTACACCTTCAACCGTTACTTTCACATCGCCAATCTGCTGTGTATCATTGATCCCAGATTTTTCAAAAATCATTTTCTTGTCGGCCCAGTTATCTGTAGTTAGGCGATCCTGATAAAATTTAGGTTGTCCGGCTGTTTCATTAGCTTGTTCATCACTATAAATAAAATCATAAGCTGGCGATTCCTGTAAGTTGCTATTTTTATATTGATCGTTATCTGCTACTCCACCTTCAATGATGTATTTCGGTTTCACAGTTTTTAATTTATCAAATTCATCATTAGTTAAAGTAAAGGTCATTAAGCCTGTTACCTTCTCGTCAGCTTCAAATAAAGATATTTGTTCTTTATTTTTTTTGATTTTGTTAATTTGTTGATCTTCTGGTACAAAGTTTTTCCAATCAGACGGAATATAATCTAAATCATTGTTTAGTTGAATTTTATGATTATTGTTAAAGTACATCGGTTTGTCGGTTCCATTTTCAATGGTAACTTTAGTTGTAACCACATATCCATCGATTTGATCGTCAAACAATATCTTAGAATACTCATTCATATCTGTTACTTTAACAATTTGGTATTCATCGACAGAAATTTTAAAATCATCTAAATCATGAGTATATTTAGGGTCTTTATTTGTGTAAATCACTTCTACATTACCTTCAGATTCTTCTGCGATGCTTGGATTCAATACTTCACCTGAATTTTCAGAAGAAGTTTCCTTTGTTTCTTCGACTTTTGTATTCTCTTTTTCTTCAGTAGGAGCATTGGTTGTTTCTTTGCTTGGCTCCGTTTTTGTTCCTGAAGTCTTTTCTTCATTTCCGCATGCTGACAATAAAAGCATTGCTGCAGAAATGATTGTTGCCGTTAATACTTTCGCTTTCCCCACGTTTTCACAACCTTCTTTTTTATGTAGTTCGTCATAATTATAAAGGAAATCTACCAAAGCGCCCTTAAAATTACATTTTTCGTAAAAAACGAGAAAGAAGTATTATGAATGAATTTCAAAATTGAGAAAAACGACTTAATTATCACCACATACTTATACCTATAAAAATACAGAAGAAAAGAGTACAAAATTCTTTTTTTACAATCACTATTCATTCACTTTACTCTTTTCTATGATATTTTCATTAACTTTGTTATCCCCTTCCTCATTATAATTTCTTATCTCCTCGCTGTTATTCATCATTATATTTGAACGTATAGATTCACTTGTATCTCTAGCATACTTCGAAATTTTAGAATACCTCTCATTAATCAAAGATGCTATTTCATCAAAATCAATATTAGATTCCTCAAACGTTTTCTCTAGATACGCATGAGCATTTATTAAGTGTTCATACTCTGTATTAGCAATATTTTTAATTTCATCTTCAATATCGACTATTTGTAATTTCTTTTCATCACTAATTTGGGTTGCCTGTTCAACACCAGAATCTTTCCAATTTGACCATTTATACTGCTGTACTTCATATTGCTGACGTAAGTATTTATTTAATTCTTGTTGAGAATTAACATTCTTAAATTCACCATTTCCTTCGTCAGAAACTTCTTTTAATAATCTTTGTCCATTATCATCAATATCAAAACCAATAATATTAACAGTAATATCAATTCCCGATTCCTTTAATTCTTTCACTACCTCAACAGGATCACCACCACAAGTTTCTATCCCATCACTCACCACATACACTATAACTTTCTCATTATCATTAATATCGTTTTTAATCGATTCTAAAGCTAAAGCGATAGGTGTCCAACCTGAAGGTTGGATTGATCCTAAAGATTTATTAAACTCTTCTTTATTAAAATTACCACTATACACTTCTTCAGTTGATGAGCATGATAGTAGTTTATCTTCTTGCTTATTGCTCCCCTTATTTCCATATGCTCTTAATGAAATTGATGAATCAGACGGAAGACCTTGAGCAAATTCTTCAATAGATTCTTTAGCTGCTTCCATCTTAGTAATTCCATTTATCTGCCCGAACATGCTACCACTTGCATCTAACAATATAACGTAACGAATATTTTTTATTGTTGTATCAATATTTTCATCTGGCCGTTCTAAGTTAACATTAATAACATCATCAAAATTGACTAATGTCTCAACTTCAGAGGAATAATCTTCTTTTAAAAGATTAAGTAATTTATCATAGTATTCTTGTTCTGTTAAATTTGGTGGCAGCTGATCTATCTTCTTATAGAGATCCTCTTCACTGTAATTAGAACCACTATAAATCCCATTATAGTCTAGCATCATCTTTTCAACGTCTGTAAGTGGTCGTTTGAAATCACTTTCATCATAAGGAAGGGGCTGATTTTCTCCTTCTTCATCACTTTCATTTTTTTCAACAATCACGCTTTTATCATCGGTTATAGTTTGTTCCTCATTATTTTTTGAACTACTTTCCTCTTCACTACAAGCAGTTAAAACAATTGTACATATTAATAAAATAAAAATAATACTCTTTTTCATTACACTATCTATCTCCTCTCTATTGAAAAAAGGTGCTCACTAACTACAGTAGTAAACACCCTTCTTACGGACAAATATTATTACCTTTCTAAAGATAACGAACGTTCCTTATTTTTTTCATTAAAACTTGAAAGCCCCAATTCCTTTTCTAGCTCTGGATCTAAAGGAAGCTCCAATTCCTTTTCTAGCTCTGGATCTAAAGGAAGCTCCAATTCCTTTTCTAGCTCTGAATCTAAAGGAAGCTCTAATTCCTTTTCTAGCTCTGAATCTAAAGGAAGCTCTAATTCCTTTTCTAGCTCTGAATCTAAAGGAAGCTCTAATTCCTTTTCTAGCTCTGAATCTAAAGGAAGCTCTAATTCCTTTTCTAGCTCTGAATCTAAAGGAAGCTCTAATTCCTTTTCTAGCTCTGAATCTAAAGGAAGCTCTAATTCCTTTTCTAGCTCTGAATCTATTTTTTTCTAGCTCTGAATCTAAAGGAAGCTCTAATTCCTTTTCTAGCTCTGAATCTAAAGGAAGCTCTAATTCCTTTTCTAGCTCTGAATCTAAAGGAAGCTCTAATTCCTTTTCTAGCTCTGAATCTAAAGGAAGCTCTAATTCCTTTTCTAGCTCTGAATCTAAAGGAAGCTCTAATTCCTTTTCTAGCTCTGAATCTAAAGGAAGCTCTAATTCCTTTTCTAGCTCTGAATCTAAAGGAAGCTCTAATTCCTTTTCTAGCTCTGAATCTAAAGGAAGCTCTAATTCCTTTTCTAGCTCTGAATCTAAAGGAAGCTCTAATTCCTTTTCTAGCTCTGAATCTAAAGGAAGCTCTAATTCCTTTTCTAGCTCTGAATCTAAAATTCTATCCTTATCATCATAGCTTTCAATCATTTGATTAGTAGCAACTATATTAGCTAAGATTGAGTCTTTTGCATTTTCAACTTTATCTTTATTACTCAAAGTATTTTCTTCTACAATGTGTTGATCTTCCACTAGATCTTCTAAAGTAAATTCTCGATTTTCCTTATATAATTTCTCTTCCATGTCGTTTTGCTCTGTATTTTCTGTCGCATTATCTCGTTTTGTACCTTCAGTCGATAATTTCAAATAATCAAAACGACTGATTTTGTTATCGTCATTTAAAATTCCCTGAAAAAATTTAAATTGGAAAGTTTTCTTCAGCTGCATTGCGTAGCCACCAGAAACCAACAATATTGCTTCTTCTCTTGGCATCCTCGTTAACTCATCTGGTGTAAGTAAATTACGGCCTGTGTAGCTGTCTGACTTAGAATCCGATCCACCTTTAGCATTTTTAGAAACAGATGATGATTGTGTACGTATAGTCGTTTTACCAATCAAATCAGAAAAATATTCTGAAGTTAATTTATCCCCTACTCCTAACAAGTAACGTAAACTACAGTTACCAATAATAGCTTCTGCCTTTTCTTTACTATATTTATCAATTAGCTGACCAATTGATTGAATGATGGTACTAGAAGATATTCCATAGGATCTGCAAGTAGCAAGAATTTCTTCATACCCAGGAATTTTACCTAGATTCGGGAACTCATCGAGAAATAAATTCACTGGTACTGGTAGCTTATTGAAATTTTTATCTGCTACATCATATAAACGCTGGAACATTTGAGTAAAAAAGTTTGCGGTTAACGGCTCCCAAGTACTATCTGCAACAGGTAATACTACATATACAACCATTTTCTTTTTCCCAATATCATCAAGTAAAAAGTCACTTGTTTCTGTAAATTTCCTTACATCACTTGCATCAAATTTCGATAAGGTAATAGCCAAAGAAACAAATATGCTATCTCGCACTTTATCTGAAGCCATACGAACAATTTGATAAGCCGAAAAAGCAGGATGGTCAGGCTCTAAGTGTGAGAAAAATTCATCCATAGCTTCTGGGGTACTTCCATGTGTAGTAAGTATTCGTTTAACATTAGCAAGATTCGCTTTCGTTGCATCTTCATACTTCACATATAACAACAAAGTTTTTAAAAGAGCAATTTCAGCTTTGGTCCAAAAATCCGGTTTTTGGCCCTGCATTGAGTTAATGACAATTGTGTTAGCTACTTGTTCAGCTTCCACTTCTTTTGTTATGTAATCAATCGGATTATAACGATCTGATACTAACATTTCTTTAAAATTAATAAGCCTAACTTCATACCCTTGTTGTTTCTTTAGTCGTGCTGTAGCTTCAAAAATCTCGCCCTTTGGATCAGTAATCACCATCGAACGATTTCGTTCAAATATTAGATTAGTTAAAATATAGGATTGGGTTTTACCAGAACCAGGAGAACCTACTATAAAAACATTTCTATTCGGAATACTTGTGTTCTCTGATAAAATAACTGGTTTATCTTTTAATAAACCAAATATTAATCCCTCTTTATTTTGTAAATTTTTCTGTGGTGATTTATTAAACGTTTTTTTAACGAATTCCTTATCATTAAATACTTCAACATCCTTAGCAAAACGTGCTGTACCATGCGCACCATAATTAGATGCATCTTTGTATTTCCCTTCTCCTAAAATCAATTTATATACTTTAAAAGAAAGAAAAATTGCTACTGCTATAGTTGCTAATTGCAACGGTAAAAACAACTCAGTATTTTTAGACACATTATATAATTCAAAAGGCTCTTTTAAGGCCTGAACAACTTGGTTTACATCATGCGATTTAGGAAAATTAACAGCAAAACTTAAAAGAAATAAATCTGCAAGTATAGCTATTACTACAGCAATCAAAATAGACATAAATAGCGTTCCTTTATCAACGCTTTGTTTCAAAATAAATCTCCCCCTATCTGCTCAATCCGTTATTCCGGTTTCTATTTTTATTTTCATCCAATGCACGATCAATATTTGTTTTTCTTCCCTTTTCTGAATCGTCCATAAAGCTTTGAATACTATTCGCAATATTCCTCATTACATCAGCTTGAGCAAGATTTTTATCATAAGAATCATTTGTAACTTTTTTATCATCATTAAAGGTATTATTTGAATCAACACTTCTATCCGGGAAAGAATTATTTTTCTTATCTTTATCTAGATATTTCATAAATTCATCTATTGGAACAATACGATTCTCTTTTTCATTTGTTCGTAAGATATTAGCTGCTGTTTTTCCATCAATTCTTTCTAATCTTATTTCGTTAGGATATTGTTCTTTTACTTTTACAAACCATAGCTTTTTCTAAAACATTCATAGACGTTTTAACATGTTTTAATCTTTCAGCTAATGCAGCACGTTGTCGCTCAATATCTTCTTTTGCTTTAGCGTACTCAACTGGATTAGAAGTTCGTATTTTATCAGCTTCATTTTCTTTGCGATCCAAACTTCTTTTCCAGTTCACCACAAACTGATTATCTTTCTTAAATTTATCGTATTGATCCACTAAACTCATTTCTTTAAATGGCTTAGGATTATCAAGTTTATTTAGATAATCTTTTGCATCTTGTAAAGGAATAACGTTACACTAGCTCTAAATTCTTGAACCAATTTATCAACTTCAACAATAGGAAAATCTTTAAGTTTTGGATTGTCATTATAAAGAATCTTAGCTTGATTAATAGTTACACCTTCTAGTACTTTAACTGCTTCATTTACTTTCGCTTTATTCTCAATAAATTTCTCTTTTTCAGCTTTAAAACTAGCAAGATCTTTGTTGAAATTTTCCGTCCTTGCTTTTTCTTCATTTAAATAAT
This window harbors:
- a CDS encoding DEAD/DEAH box helicase family protein, giving the protein MAQFLYEKYDGGLGIFSNYFKDQVPNYITENLRHELREYQLEGIGRYLNYAHRDEQNRTYPEQLLFNMATGSGKTMMMAAIILEKYKQGERNFLFFVNNSNIIEKTRSNFLDSTSGKYLFADSIMIADELVEIREVTDFSDSNEDAINLLFTTIQQLHIDLNTPRENRLSYEQFEDISVVMLADEAHHLNAGLNADEKKDNTSWTATVDNIQRNAKKSSLFEFTATIDLSDADIAAKYREHLLYKYDLKDFRLDGYSKDVLFHLVNNEVDVRMLQAIIISQFRKKVALKNGINLKPLILFKSQKKTESAGNLSDFLEILDGLTANQIEQQKQASTGLDGILTQAFDFFDENGITHENLIAELKEDFREERLMLIDSDNKTSDKLVELNTLEDPKNEIRAIFAVDMLNEGWDVLNLFDIVRLYDTRDGKTTKAGFKPGATTNAEKQLIGRGARYYPFVINNDLAMKYKRKFDHNEAAELRVIEQLHYHSKDNPRYISELKQVLRESGIYDDQSMVERQIKLKRSFRKTGTYKHGVVWVNSRVEKPSFTSVQGSLFGDDWEIILPEELEIHLPTSGMGDFAAFEGEDREVFQVKKKQDNRKFKVGKEITLNVLRAAVNLKNKDFNFEKLHKSYVGLPTLEGFLKEIQNKVSVIVFGDEEDVKTLSQDHKLFISNAILQAIADEYINVEKQYEGTLEFEAVKIKDVFEKRIQRKYVIDSNSNKENGISQKDLTETRIFEDIDKLDWYAYTDNFGTSEEKLVVRTIKQHMAELETKLTDIYLLRNEKAIRIYSFDKGNAFEPDFVMFANDAETGNVSWQFFIEPKGSQFLDSNGQFDNGKEGWKQAFLKQIKEKDEDGLLVDDDHYRIVGLPFYNHDHTKEAFLDELRTSLNISDEVKIKASHSVQDSLFDDYEDLTLVAEDDPEQK
- a CDS encoding DUF5068 domain-containing protein, with amino-acid sequence MGKAKVLTATIISAAMLLLSACGNEEKTSGTKTEPSKETTNAPTEEKENTKVEETKETSSENSGEVLNPSIAEESEGNVEVIYTNKDPKYTHDLDDFKISVDEYQIVKVTDMNEYSKILFDDQIDGYVVTTKVTIENGTDKPMYFNNNHKIQLNNDLDYIPSDWKNFVPEDQQINKIKKNKEQISLFEADEKVTGLMTFTLTNDEFDKLKTVKPKYIIEGGVADNDQYKNSNLQESPAYDFIYSDEQANETAGQPKFYQDRLTTDNWADKKMIFEKSGINDTQQIGDVKVTVEGVQYTEVIPTEANKQMFSDFGDSGVAALTVKIKIDNQSSSPVSISNLGTILNVDDNRARFLSQGMAEPSDPDEIAAGQTGEKLHVFLFRKDEFQLYKKFTMEFGPFIAKDGNEAFKGRTATFTLPR
- a CDS encoding helix-turn-helix domain-containing protein — encoded protein: MLTKLSILYFFKFFNNPLWKLLIDHDIKKSELREMTGISSASIAKLNKGENITTGILLRICKALDCDITDIMELVRE
- a CDS encoding vWA domain-containing protein, whose protein sequence is MKKSIIFILLICTIVLTACSEEESSSKNNEEQTITDDKSVIVEKNESDEEGENQPLPYDESDFKRPLTDVEKMMLDYNGIYSGSNYSEEDLYKKIDQLPPNLTEQEYYDKLLNLLKEDYSSEVETLVNFDDVINVNLERPDENIDTTIKNIRYVILLDASGSMFGQINGITKMEAAKESIEEFAQGLPSDSSISLRAYGNKGSNKQEDKLLSCSSTEEVYSGNFNKEEFNKSLGSIQPSGWTPIALALESIKNDINDNEKVIVYVVSDGIETCGGDPVEVVKELKESGIDITVNIIGFDIDDNGQRLLKEVSDEGNGEFKNVNSQQELNKYLRQQYEVQQYKWSNWKDSGVEQATQISDEKKLQIVDIEDEIKNIANTEYEHLINAHAYLEKTFEESNIDFDEIASLINERYSKISKYARDTSESIRSNIMMNNSEEIRNYNEEGDNKVNENIIEKSKVNE
- a CDS encoding VirD4-like conjugal transfer protein, CD1115 family encodes the protein MSILIAVVIAILADLFLLSFAVNFPKSHDVNQVVQALKEPFELYNVSKNTELFLPLQLATIAVAIFLSFKVYKLILGEGKYKDASNYGAHGTARFAKDVEVFNDKEFVKKTFNKSPQKNLQNKEGLIFGLLKDKPVILSENTSIPNRNVFIVGSPGSGKTQSYILTNLIFERNRSMVITDPKGEIFEATARLKKQQGYEVRLINFKEMLVSDRYNPIDYITKEVEAEQVANTIVINSMQGQKPDFWTKAEIALLKTLLLYVKYEDATKANLANVKRILTTHGSTPEAMDEFFSHLEPDHPAFSAYQIVRMASDKVRDSIFVSLAITLSKFDASDVRKFTETSDFLLDDIGKKKMVVYVVLPVADSTWEPLTANFFTQMFQRLYDVADKNFNKLPVPVNLFLDEFPNLGKIPGYEEILATCRSYGISSSTIIQSIGQLIDKYSKEKAEAIIGNCSLRYLLGVGDKLTSEYFSDLIGKTTIRTQSSSVSKNAKGGSDSKSDSYTGRNLLTPDELTRMPREEAILLVSGGYAMQLKKTFQFKFFQGILNDDNKISRFDYLKLSTEGTKRDNATENTEQNDMEEKLYKENREFTLEDLVEDQHIVEENTLSNKDKVENAKDSILANIVATNQMIESYDDKDRILDSELEKELELPLDSELEKELELPLDSELEKELELPLDSELEKELELPLDSELEKELELPLDSELEKELELPLDSELEKELELPLDSELEKELELPLDSELEKELELPLDSELEKELELPLDSELEKNRFRARKGIRASFRFRARKGIRASFRFRARKGIRASFRFRARKGIRASFRFRARKGIRASFRFRARKGIRASFRFRARKGIGASFRSRARKGIGASFRSRARKGIGAFKF